The following proteins are encoded in a genomic region of Mycolicibacterium rutilum:
- a CDS encoding zinc ribbon domain-containing protein, giving the protein MKADVAQQKSLLELAELDAALSRIEHRGKNLAEQQRLEEVQAAHREANDRLAALQIAIEDLDAQIAKFETEIDGVRQREERDRNLMAGGTVDAKQLTELQHELDTLERRQSALEDSQLEVMERREELQRDQEAALARIDDLEGELGAARTARDEALADIDQQRHQSVSRRDELVAAIDSELVSMYERQRSRGGAGAGLLQGRRCGACRIEIDKGELARISAAADDEVLRCPECGAILLRLKGTGA; this is encoded by the coding sequence ATGAAAGCCGATGTTGCACAACAGAAGTCGCTGCTCGAGCTCGCAGAGCTCGACGCCGCGCTGAGCCGGATCGAACACCGGGGCAAGAACCTGGCCGAACAGCAGCGCCTCGAGGAGGTGCAGGCCGCCCACCGGGAAGCCAACGACCGGCTCGCCGCGCTGCAGATCGCGATCGAGGATCTCGACGCGCAGATCGCCAAGTTCGAAACCGAGATCGACGGGGTCCGCCAACGCGAGGAACGCGACCGCAACCTGATGGCCGGCGGAACTGTCGACGCCAAACAGCTCACCGAACTGCAGCACGAACTCGACACGCTGGAGCGGCGACAGTCGGCGCTCGAGGATTCGCAGCTGGAGGTGATGGAGCGCCGCGAGGAGCTGCAGCGCGACCAGGAGGCCGCACTGGCCAGGATCGACGATCTCGAAGGCGAACTCGGCGCCGCGCGGACCGCGCGCGACGAGGCACTCGCCGACATCGATCAGCAGCGCCACCAAAGCGTGTCGCGCCGTGACGAACTCGTCGCCGCCATCGACTCGGAGCTGGTGTCGATGTACGAGCGGCAGCGGTCCCGCGGCGGTGCCGGCGCCGGGCTGCTGCAGGGCCGGCGCTGCGGGGCGTGCCGGATCGAGATCGACAAGGGTGAGCTGGCGCGGATCTCGGCGGCCGCCGACGACGAGGTACTGCGCTGTCCCGAGTGCGGCGCTATCCTGTTGCGTCTCAAGGGAACCGGCGCATGA
- the cobC gene encoding Rv2231c family pyridoxal phosphate-dependent protein CobC, with translation MASPRRAAARYHGDQAAVPGMLDFAVNVRAAEPPSWLVQRLASRLPDLGRYPSQADDLRARNAVAARHTRRVEEVALLAGAAEGFALLPDLRPRRAALIAPSFTEPEAVLAAAGVPFDHVVLDPPYTLAADAVPDDADLVVIGNPTNPSGVLHTREQVLALRRPGRIVVVDEAFADAIPGERGSLAADALPDVLVLRSLTKTWALAGLRVGYALGPADVLARLTARRPHWPLGTLQLEAITACSAPESVAEADRSARRLLEVRAEMVAGLTSIGVQVVDGAAPFVLFAVPDAELVRKRLEDKGIAVRRCDTFVGLDGQFLRAAVRPEWPVLVDAVAEVMR, from the coding sequence CATGCTGGATTTCGCCGTCAACGTGCGCGCCGCCGAACCGCCATCGTGGCTGGTGCAGCGCCTGGCGAGCCGGTTGCCCGACCTCGGGCGCTACCCCAGTCAGGCCGACGACCTGCGCGCGCGCAACGCGGTCGCCGCGCGCCACACGCGCCGCGTCGAGGAGGTCGCGCTGCTCGCCGGCGCGGCCGAGGGCTTCGCGCTGCTGCCCGACCTGCGGCCCCGCCGCGCCGCGCTGATCGCGCCGTCGTTCACCGAACCCGAGGCGGTGCTGGCGGCGGCCGGAGTGCCGTTCGACCACGTGGTGCTCGACCCGCCATACACCCTGGCCGCCGACGCCGTGCCCGACGACGCCGACCTCGTCGTCATCGGCAACCCCACAAACCCGAGCGGCGTGCTGCACACCCGCGAGCAGGTGCTCGCGCTGCGGCGCCCCGGCCGCATCGTCGTGGTCGACGAGGCGTTCGCCGATGCGATCCCCGGCGAGCGGGGCTCGTTGGCGGCCGACGCGCTGCCCGACGTGCTGGTGCTGCGCAGCCTGACCAAGACGTGGGCGCTGGCGGGTCTGCGGGTCGGTTATGCGCTGGGCCCCGCCGACGTGCTGGCGCGGTTGACCGCGCGGCGCCCGCACTGGCCGCTGGGCACGCTGCAACTCGAGGCGATCACCGCGTGCAGCGCGCCCGAGTCGGTCGCCGAAGCCGACCGCTCGGCGCGCCGGTTGCTCGAGGTCCGCGCCGAGATGGTGGCCGGGTTGACTAGCATCGGCGTCCAGGTCGTCGACGGTGCGGCACCGTTTGTGCTGTTCGCGGTGCCGGACGCCGAACTGGTACGGAAACGACTGGAGGACAAGGGGATCGCCGTGCGTCGCTGTGACACGTTCGTCGGGCTGGACGGCCAGTTCCTGCGGGCCGCGGTGCGCCCGGAATGGCCGGTGCTGGTCGACGCGGTCGCCGAGGTGATGCGGTGA
- a CDS encoding class I SAM-dependent methyltransferase has protein sequence MSTSEAKQHWEEHYSARDRIWSGRVNARLSEIAPTLTPGTALDLGCGEGGDAVWLAEQGWQVVAVDIAETALRRAADEAAARGVADRIEFRQHDLSAGFPDGEFDLLSAHFLHSTFPLDRMPIFAAAARAVRPGGMLLIVDHSGPPPWHSDLDHHHTFDAPQDIVAALNLADDQWEPAEIRSVEREVTTPDGEPFTWFDNVIILRRR, from the coding sequence ATGTCAACGTCTGAGGCCAAACAACATTGGGAAGAGCACTACAGCGCCCGCGACCGGATCTGGAGCGGCCGGGTCAACGCGCGGTTATCGGAGATCGCGCCGACGTTGACGCCCGGCACGGCGCTCGATCTGGGCTGCGGTGAGGGCGGTGATGCGGTGTGGCTCGCCGAGCAGGGCTGGCAGGTGGTGGCCGTCGACATCGCCGAAACGGCGCTGCGGCGAGCCGCTGACGAAGCGGCAGCACGAGGGGTGGCTGACCGCATCGAGTTCCGGCAGCACGATTTGTCGGCCGGCTTCCCCGACGGCGAATTCGATTTGTTGTCAGCGCATTTCCTGCACTCGACGTTCCCGCTCGACCGGATGCCGATCTTCGCTGCGGCAGCACGGGCGGTGCGGCCGGGCGGAATGCTGCTGATCGTCGACCACAGCGGTCCGCCGCCGTGGCACTCCGACCTGGATCACCACCACACGTTCGACGCGCCGCAAGACATCGTCGCCGCGTTGAATCTCGCTGATGATCAGTGGGAGCCGGCCGAGATCCGGTCGGTCGAGCGGGAGGTCACCACACCCGACGGCGAGCCGTTCACCTGGTTCGACAACGTGATCATCCTGCGGCGGCGGTAG
- a CDS encoding helix-turn-helix domain-containing protein, which translates to MEAKEEDSVDARVRRRLRELRMQRGFTLEEVAGRSNIDVSTLSRLESGKRRLALDHLPRLAAALSVSTDELLRAPEADDPRVRGSSHTHHCITYWPLTRQPAGGLQAFKIRISARRRTPPKELPVHEGQDWMYVLSGQLRLILGDRDFTVKAGEAVEFSTWTPHWFGAVDGPVEAITIFGPHGERLHLHD; encoded by the coding sequence ATGGAGGCAAAAGAAGAGGACAGCGTCGACGCCCGTGTGCGCCGCAGGCTGCGCGAACTCCGCATGCAGCGCGGCTTCACGCTCGAGGAAGTCGCCGGCCGGTCCAACATCGACGTCTCGACGCTGAGCCGGCTGGAATCCGGCAAGCGCCGCCTCGCCCTGGACCATCTACCCCGACTGGCCGCCGCGCTGTCGGTCAGCACCGACGAACTGTTGCGCGCGCCGGAGGCCGACGATCCGCGCGTGCGCGGCAGCTCACACACGCACCACTGCATCACCTACTGGCCGCTCACCCGGCAACCCGCCGGGGGCCTGCAGGCGTTCAAGATCCGGATCAGCGCGCGGCGCCGCACACCACCGAAAGAGCTGCCCGTGCACGAGGGACAGGACTGGATGTACGTGCTGTCCGGTCAGCTGCGGTTGATCCTCGGCGACCGCGACTTCACCGTCAAAGCGGGTGAGGCCGTTGAGTTCTCAACCTGGACACCGCACTGGTTCGGGGCGGTCGACGGCCCGGTCGAGGCGATCACGATCTTCGGGCCGCACGGCGAGCGGCTGCACCTGCACGACTAA
- a CDS encoding 2OG-Fe(II) oxygenase, with translation MTRTWHDRVNSADWAGIARDLDDFGGALLPRLLTDDETTALRALYPTDTQFRATIDMARYRFGQGEYRYFAEPYPEPVEALRHALYPRLLPIAQDWWSRLGRATPWPDTLDEWLDQCHAAGQTKSTAILLKYQQGDWNALHRELYGDLVFPLQVVINLSDPGVDHTGGEFLLLEQRPRAQSRGTATLLPRGHGYVFTTRERPVRSTRGWSAAPVRHGVSVVRSGERYTLGLIFHDAA, from the coding sequence ATGACGCGAACCTGGCACGACCGCGTGAACTCCGCCGACTGGGCGGGCATCGCGCGCGACCTCGACGACTTCGGCGGCGCGCTGCTCCCGCGACTGCTCACCGACGACGAGACGACCGCGCTCCGCGCCCTCTACCCCACCGACACGCAGTTCCGCGCGACCATCGACATGGCCCGCTATCGCTTCGGCCAAGGCGAGTACCGCTACTTCGCCGAGCCCTATCCCGAACCCGTCGAGGCGCTGCGCCACGCGCTGTACCCGCGCCTGCTGCCGATCGCGCAGGACTGGTGGAGCCGGCTGGGCCGGGCGACACCGTGGCCGGACACCCTCGACGAGTGGCTGGACCAGTGTCACGCCGCCGGCCAGACCAAGTCGACGGCGATCCTGCTCAAGTACCAGCAGGGCGACTGGAACGCGCTACATCGAGAGCTCTACGGCGATCTGGTCTTTCCCTTGCAGGTCGTGATCAACCTGAGCGACCCGGGTGTCGACCACACCGGCGGTGAGTTCCTGCTCCTCGAACAGCGGCCCCGCGCCCAGTCCCGCGGCACGGCCACGCTGCTGCCGCGCGGGCACGGCTACGTGTTCACCACCCGCGAGCGCCCCGTCCGCTCGACCCGCGGATGGTCGGCTGCCCCTGTGCGCCACGGCGTTTCGGTGGTGCGCTCGGGCGAGCGGTACACGCTGGGCCTCATCTTCCACGACGCGGCATGA
- a CDS encoding bifunctional RNase H/acid phosphatase yields MKVIVEADGGSRGNPGPAGYGSVVWSADHATVLAESKEAIGRATNNVAEYRGLIAGLTEAADLGADEVDVYMDSKLVVEQMSGRWKVKHPDIAPLHREASGLAARFGRVSFEWIPRSKNSHADRLANEAMDAAAEMPAAAEQPAQPASNPVAWTGARGKPTRFLLLRHGQTELSVDRRYSGRGNPALTELGRRQAEAAAQYLGRKGGVAAVITSPLQRAYDTAAAAAKVLGLDVTVDDDLIETDFGAWEGLTFAEAAERDPDLHRRWLRDTSLAPPQGESFDAAAVRVNRARARIIAEHAGETALVVSHVTPIKSLLRVALDGGSNILYRLHLDLASLSIAEFYPDGAASVRLVNQTAYLD; encoded by the coding sequence ATGAAGGTGATCGTCGAGGCAGATGGCGGGTCGCGCGGCAATCCCGGGCCGGCCGGCTACGGTTCGGTCGTCTGGTCGGCTGACCACGCCACCGTGCTGGCCGAGAGCAAGGAGGCCATCGGCCGGGCCACCAACAACGTCGCCGAATACCGCGGGCTGATCGCCGGTTTGACCGAGGCGGCCGACCTGGGCGCCGACGAGGTCGACGTCTACATGGACTCCAAGCTCGTCGTCGAGCAGATGTCGGGGCGTTGGAAGGTCAAACATCCCGACATCGCGCCCCTGCACCGGGAGGCCAGCGGGCTTGCCGCGCGCTTCGGTCGCGTCAGCTTCGAGTGGATCCCCCGGTCGAAGAACAGCCACGCCGACCGTCTGGCCAACGAGGCGATGGACGCCGCGGCCGAGATGCCAGCGGCGGCAGAGCAACCCGCGCAGCCGGCGTCGAACCCGGTGGCGTGGACCGGTGCTCGCGGTAAGCCCACCCGCTTCCTGCTGCTGCGGCACGGTCAGACCGAGCTGTCGGTGGACCGGCGTTATTCGGGCCGCGGCAATCCCGCGCTGACCGAACTGGGCCGGCGCCAGGCCGAGGCAGCGGCGCAGTATCTGGGCCGCAAGGGCGGCGTCGCCGCGGTGATCACCTCACCGCTGCAGCGTGCCTACGACACCGCGGCCGCGGCGGCCAAGGTGCTCGGACTTGATGTCACCGTCGACGACGACCTCATCGAGACGGACTTCGGTGCGTGGGAGGGCTTGACGTTCGCCGAAGCGGCAGAACGCGATCCGGACCTGCACCGCCGCTGGCTGCGCGACACCAGCCTGGCGCCGCCGCAGGGCGAGAGCTTCGACGCAGCTGCGGTGCGGGTGAACCGGGCGCGCGCCCGGATCATCGCCGAGCACGCGGGCGAGACCGCGCTGGTGGTCTCGCACGTGACGCCGATCAAGTCGCTGCTGCGGGTGGCGCTCGACGGCGGATCGAACATCCTGTACCGCCTGCATCTGGATCTGGCGTCGCTGTCGATCGCCGAGTTCTATCCCGACGGTGCGGCGTCGGTGCGGCTGGTCAACCAGACGGCATATCTGGATTAG
- a CDS encoding NAD(P)/FAD-dependent oxidoreductase, which produces MDIEWDCVVVGGGAAGLSAALVLGRARRRVLVVDAGAQSNRAAHGIGGLLGHDGRPPAELYAMGRQELTAYPSVEVRTGEVVDGSRDAGGFTLKLANGRIERTRRVLLASGMEYRPPQLPGVAELWGKSVFHCPFCHGWEVRDQPLGVLARGERAVHMALLLRYWSDDVVVLSDGDDELDGSQRARLAAAGVTVDRRTIRELAARGGTLEAVVLNDGTRLPRTGLLVATTLRQRSALAARLGVEAGEPTPVTQDPVAVDAMYQTNVPGVFAAGDLTAAMPQVAAAVAGGSGAAAAVMQSLLAEDNPVIAEGSQHVNV; this is translated from the coding sequence ATGGACATCGAATGGGATTGCGTCGTGGTCGGCGGCGGCGCAGCGGGGTTGAGTGCGGCGCTGGTGCTCGGGCGTGCGCGGCGCCGGGTGCTGGTGGTCGACGCCGGTGCGCAGAGCAACCGGGCCGCGCACGGCATCGGTGGGCTGCTCGGCCACGACGGGCGGCCACCCGCCGAGCTGTACGCGATGGGCCGTCAGGAGCTGACCGCATATCCGAGCGTCGAGGTGCGCACCGGCGAAGTCGTCGATGGTTCCAGGGACGCAGGCGGTTTCACGCTGAAGCTGGCGAACGGCAGGATCGAGCGGACCCGCCGCGTGCTGCTGGCGAGCGGCATGGAGTACCGGCCGCCGCAGCTTCCCGGCGTGGCGGAACTGTGGGGAAAATCGGTGTTCCACTGCCCGTTCTGCCACGGCTGGGAGGTGCGCGACCAGCCGCTGGGTGTGCTGGCCCGCGGTGAACGCGCGGTGCACATGGCGCTGCTGCTGCGGTACTGGAGCGACGACGTCGTCGTGCTCAGCGACGGCGACGACGAACTCGACGGGAGTCAACGGGCGCGGTTGGCCGCCGCGGGGGTCACGGTCGACCGCAGGACGATACGCGAGCTGGCGGCCCGCGGCGGGACCCTGGAGGCGGTGGTATTGAACGATGGAACCCGGTTGCCGCGAACGGGTTTGCTGGTCGCCACAACGTTGCGTCAACGGTCCGCGCTGGCCGCGCGGCTCGGCGTCGAGGCCGGCGAACCGACACCGGTGACGCAGGATCCCGTCGCCGTCGACGCCATGTATCAGACCAATGTTCCCGGCGTTTTCGCGGCCGGCGATCTCACCGCGGCGATGCCGCAGGTCGCCGCCGCGGTCGCGGGTGGCTCGGGCGCGGCCGCGGCCGTGATGCAGAGCCTGCTCGCCGAGGACAATCCAGTCATTGCGGAAGGGAGTCAGCATGTCAACGTCTGA
- a CDS encoding HNH endonuclease signature motif containing protein, with translation MFEELVAQAVGSRDAVGAVGAWARAENAACARRLAACADVLERHVSADGSAERENWSADNWNAAAAEIAAAQGVSLGVASHQLVIAWGLRKRLPKVAEVFAAGAVSYRMVEAIESRTRLVRDAEANAKIDAEIAARVEQWAGLSVAKIENAIDFWVDRYDPFAVRHAQTKARGRHVDVHVSDDGSGTAYVDALLMATDAEAFDRRLDAMAAAVCEDDPRTIEQRRADAMGALGHGADRLACACGRDDCEAAQLTVSSTVIHVVAREESLSDDTDVDLDGEDPPGPSREELLKMTVREALSPRAEDMPSAPADTDPAYLLGRGILPAPLLAAKLAGAAQIKYVRHPGDAPPEPRHRPSTALAWFVRCRDLTCRFPGCDVPADHCDIDHTIAYPAGPTQASNLKCLCRKHHLIKTFWAWREVQHPDGRVDWTSPTGHTVSTCPGAELLFPALCRPTAPVDPAIVRRAAEAPTDSEARGLMMPRRKRTRAQDRAAAIDEERELNAPINAARLAERDEPPPF, from the coding sequence ATGTTCGAAGAGTTGGTGGCTCAAGCGGTCGGCAGCCGGGACGCTGTCGGGGCGGTGGGCGCGTGGGCGCGGGCGGAGAACGCAGCATGCGCGCGACGGCTCGCAGCGTGCGCCGACGTGCTCGAGCGGCACGTATCCGCCGACGGATCGGCCGAGCGTGAAAACTGGTCCGCGGACAACTGGAACGCTGCGGCCGCGGAGATAGCCGCGGCCCAGGGGGTCTCCTTGGGTGTGGCATCCCATCAGCTCGTGATCGCATGGGGGTTGCGGAAACGACTGCCCAAGGTCGCGGAGGTCTTCGCTGCCGGGGCAGTCTCGTACCGGATGGTCGAGGCGATCGAGTCGCGGACCCGGCTCGTTCGCGACGCCGAGGCAAACGCCAAGATCGACGCCGAGATCGCGGCACGGGTGGAGCAGTGGGCGGGGTTGTCGGTCGCCAAGATCGAGAACGCGATCGACTTCTGGGTGGATCGCTATGACCCGTTCGCGGTGCGGCACGCGCAGACCAAGGCGCGTGGGCGCCACGTCGACGTGCATGTCTCCGACGACGGGTCGGGCACGGCGTATGTCGACGCGTTGTTGATGGCCACCGACGCCGAGGCGTTCGACCGCCGGTTGGATGCGATGGCCGCCGCGGTGTGCGAAGACGACCCGCGCACGATCGAGCAGCGGCGTGCGGACGCGATGGGTGCTCTCGGTCATGGCGCGGATCGGCTCGCATGCGCGTGCGGGCGCGATGACTGCGAAGCTGCGCAACTGACGGTCAGCTCGACGGTGATCCATGTGGTGGCACGTGAGGAATCACTATCCGATGACACTGACGTCGACCTCGACGGGGAGGATCCGCCCGGACCGTCACGTGAGGAACTGCTGAAAATGACGGTGCGGGAAGCGTTGTCGCCAAGAGCTGAGGACATGCCGTCCGCGCCGGCCGACACTGATCCGGCTTACCTGCTGGGCCGCGGAATCCTGCCCGCGCCGCTGCTGGCTGCGAAACTGGCCGGCGCCGCACAGATCAAGTACGTACGACATCCCGGCGACGCGCCGCCCGAACCACGGCACCGGCCCTCGACGGCGTTGGCGTGGTTTGTCCGATGCAGAGATCTGACCTGCCGGTTCCCTGGCTGCGATGTCCCCGCCGACCACTGCGACATCGACCACACGATCGCCTACCCGGCGGGGCCCACGCAGGCATCGAACCTGAAATGCCTGTGCAGGAAGCATCATCTGATCAAGACGTTCTGGGCGTGGCGAGAAGTTCAGCACCCGGACGGGCGGGTGGACTGGACCTCTCCGACTGGTCATACCGTTTCCACCTGCCCGGGCGCCGAACTGCTGTTCCCGGCGCTGTGCCGGCCGACCGCACCGGTAGACCCCGCGATTGTGCGACGGGCAGCCGAGGCGCCGACCGACTCCGAGGCACGCGGGCTGATGATGCCCCGCCGCAAGCGAACGCGCGCTCAAGACCGAGCCGCAGCCATCGACGAAGAACGCGAACTCAACGCACCGATCAACGCCGCCCGACTCGCAGAACGAGACGAACCTCCGCCCTTCTAA
- a CDS encoding Nif3-like dinuclear metal center hexameric protein, whose amino-acid sequence MSARLADVIDVLEEAYPPRLAQDWDSVGLVCGDPAETVESVTVAVDATAAVAAEVPERGLLLAHHPLLLRGVDTVAASTAKGGLIHGLIRTGRALFTAHTNADSAAPGVSDALAEVLGLTVEEVLEPVGGGPDLDKWVVFVPAENADAVRGAMFAAGAGHIGDYSHCSWTAAGTGQFLPHEGASPAIGSVGTVERVPEDRVEMIAPAGLRARVLAALRGAHPYEEPAFDIFALAPIPGDVGLGRIGVLPEPEPLAAFVSRVRAALPETSWGVRAAGDPHATVSRVAVCGGAGDSLLARVARAGVDAYVTSDLRHHPADEHRRASEVALIDVAHWASEYPWCHQAAALLRDHFGDALPVQVSTVRTDPWNVEDQT is encoded by the coding sequence GTGAGCGCACGGCTGGCGGACGTCATCGACGTCCTCGAGGAGGCGTACCCGCCGCGACTGGCCCAGGACTGGGATTCGGTCGGGCTGGTGTGCGGCGATCCGGCCGAGACGGTCGAGTCGGTCACGGTCGCGGTGGACGCCACCGCCGCCGTCGCCGCCGAGGTGCCCGAGCGCGGCCTGCTGCTGGCCCATCACCCGCTGCTGCTGCGCGGTGTCGACACCGTCGCCGCCAGCACCGCCAAGGGTGGTCTCATCCACGGCCTGATCCGGACCGGTCGTGCGCTGTTCACCGCGCACACCAACGCCGACTCGGCCGCGCCCGGCGTGTCCGACGCACTGGCCGAGGTGCTGGGGCTGACGGTCGAAGAAGTCCTCGAACCCGTCGGCGGGGGACCGGACCTCGACAAGTGGGTCGTGTTCGTGCCCGCCGAGAACGCCGACGCGGTGCGCGGCGCGATGTTCGCCGCAGGCGCCGGACACATCGGCGACTACTCCCACTGCAGCTGGACCGCGGCCGGGACCGGCCAGTTTCTGCCGCACGAGGGCGCGTCGCCCGCGATCGGCAGCGTCGGCACCGTCGAACGCGTGCCCGAGGACCGGGTGGAGATGATCGCGCCCGCCGGGCTGCGGGCGCGCGTGCTGGCGGCGCTGCGCGGCGCGCACCCCTACGAGGAACCCGCGTTCGACATCTTCGCGCTCGCCCCGATACCCGGCGACGTCGGGTTGGGCCGCATCGGCGTCCTGCCCGAACCGGAACCGTTGGCCGCGTTCGTGTCCCGTGTCCGTGCCGCGCTGCCGGAGACGTCGTGGGGTGTGCGCGCCGCCGGTGACCCGCACGCGACGGTGTCGCGGGTCGCGGTCTGCGGGGGAGCGGGTGACTCCCTGCTGGCGCGGGTGGCGCGCGCCGGCGTCGACGCATACGTGACCTCCGACCTGCGCCACCACCCCGCCGACGAGCACCGGCGCGCCTCCGAGGTCGCCCTGATCGACGTCGCGCACTGGGCCAGCGAGTACCCGTGGTGTCACCAGGCGGCCGCCCTGCTGCGCGACCATTTCGGCGACGCACTGCCCGTGCAGGTGTCGACGGTGCGCACCGACCCATGGAACGTTGAGGATCAGACATGA
- a CDS encoding CYTH and CHAD domain-containing protein, translating into MGKSAGKSSRHLEVERKFDVVASSVSPSFDGLSAVGRVERQPAYRLEAVYFDTADRDLAAHRITLRRRTGGPDAGWHLKLPAGPDARTEVREPLGDDDGGVPESLRDVVLAIVRDRPLSPVARISTERTVEMLYDADGAPLAEFCDDQVSAAALPDGEEQSWREWELELVGGDDRDLLDRLSNRLLDAGAEPAASGSKLARVLADTVPTEDRTPAGPIHRAVAEQVDELIEWDRAVRADVYDSVHQMRVTTRKIRSLLQSARDAFGISDDAWILDELRQLASILGVARDAEVLAERYQKALDELPAELVRGPIRERLVEGAQRRYASGLRRSHIAMRSERYFRLLDALEGLVAAEPGERPGEDEQPAATLHSAYKRVRKAAKAAAEAGADEDKDEALHRIRKGAKRLRYTAAATGAGKVSDRAKSIQSLLGDHQDSVVSRTHLSQQAEAAHAAGEDTFTYGLLYRLEDELAQQSRDQLDKALKKLDKAVRKKKR; encoded by the coding sequence ATGGGCAAATCGGCTGGCAAATCCTCGCGTCACTTGGAGGTCGAGCGCAAGTTCGACGTGGTCGCCTCGAGCGTGTCGCCGTCGTTCGACGGGCTGTCGGCGGTGGGCCGGGTCGAGCGGCAACCGGCGTACCGACTCGAGGCGGTCTACTTCGACACCGCCGACCGTGACCTGGCCGCGCACCGCATCACGCTGCGCCGCCGCACCGGTGGGCCCGACGCCGGCTGGCACCTGAAGCTGCCCGCGGGGCCCGATGCCCGCACCGAGGTCAGGGAACCGCTCGGCGACGACGACGGCGGGGTGCCCGAGAGCCTGCGCGACGTCGTGTTGGCCATCGTGCGGGACCGCCCGTTGTCCCCCGTCGCGCGGATCAGCACCGAGCGCACGGTGGAGATGCTCTACGACGCGGACGGGGCTCCGCTGGCGGAGTTCTGCGACGACCAGGTCAGCGCGGCGGCCCTTCCGGACGGCGAGGAGCAGAGCTGGCGCGAGTGGGAACTCGAACTGGTCGGCGGCGACGACCGCGACCTGCTGGACCGGTTGTCCAACCGGCTACTGGATGCGGGTGCGGAACCGGCGGCCAGCGGGTCGAAGCTGGCGCGGGTGCTGGCGGACACGGTCCCGACGGAGGACCGCACGCCGGCCGGGCCGATCCACCGGGCGGTGGCCGAGCAGGTCGACGAGCTGATCGAGTGGGACCGCGCGGTCCGCGCCGACGTCTACGACTCCGTGCATCAGATGCGGGTGACCACCCGCAAGATCCGCAGCCTGCTGCAGTCGGCGCGCGACGCGTTCGGCATCTCCGACGACGCGTGGATCCTCGACGAGTTGCGGCAGCTGGCCTCGATCCTGGGGGTGGCACGCGACGCCGAGGTGCTCGCCGAGCGCTACCAGAAGGCGCTCGACGAGCTGCCGGCGGAACTGGTCCGCGGGCCGATCCGTGAGCGGCTGGTGGAGGGTGCGCAGCGACGGTACGCGTCGGGGCTGCGACGGTCGCACATCGCGATGCGCTCGGAGCGGTACTTCCGGCTGCTCGACGCGCTGGAGGGGCTGGTGGCCGCCGAGCCCGGCGAGCGACCGGGTGAGGACGAACAGCCGGCGGCGACGCTCCACTCGGCATACAAGCGGGTTCGCAAGGCCGCCAAGGCTGCCGCCGAAGCCGGTGCCGACGAGGACAAGGACGAGGCTCTGCATCGAATCCGCAAGGGCGCCAAGCGGCTTCGCTACACGGCGGCGGCGACGGGCGCGGGCAAGGTGTCCGATCGGGCCAAGAGCATCCAGTCGCTGCTGGGCGACCATCAGGACAGCGTGGTGAGCCGGACGCATCTGAGCCAGCAGGCCGAGGCCGCTCACGCCGCCGGTGAGGACACGTTCACCTACGGGCTGCTATACCGGCTGGAGGACGAGCTGGCCCAGCAGTCGCGCGACCAGCTCGACAAGGCGCTCAAGAAGCTGGACAAGGCGGTCCGCAAGAAGAAGCGGTAG
- a CDS encoding VOC family protein, whose protein sequence is MIKIASAHLWVHDQEAALKFWTEKVGMEVRQDVSLPDVDGIFRWLTVGPPGQDDVSIVLMAVPGEPVMDEPTRQQVMDLTAKGFAGTIFLTTEDCRASYEEMKSRGVEFTEEPHEMPYGIDCGFRDPSGNSVRLTQLADLSTLTTP, encoded by the coding sequence ATGATCAAAATCGCAAGCGCCCACCTGTGGGTCCACGACCAGGAAGCCGCACTGAAATTCTGGACCGAGAAGGTCGGAATGGAAGTGCGTCAGGATGTTTCACTACCCGATGTCGACGGCATCTTCCGCTGGCTGACCGTCGGGCCGCCCGGCCAGGACGATGTGTCGATCGTGTTGATGGCGGTGCCGGGTGAGCCGGTGATGGACGAACCGACCCGCCAACAGGTGATGGACCTGACCGCCAAGGGTTTCGCGGGCACGATCTTCCTGACGACCGAGGACTGCCGGGCGTCCTATGAGGAGATGAAGTCGCGCGGCGTGGAGTTCACCGAGGAGCCCCACGAGATGCCGTACGGCATCGACTGCGGGTTCCGCGACCCGTCGGGCAACAGCGTGCGGCTGACGCAGCTGGCAGACCTGTCGACGCTGACTACGCCTTAG